In a single window of the Zea mays cultivar B73 chromosome 5, Zm-B73-REFERENCE-NAM-5.0, whole genome shotgun sequence genome:
- the LOC100281609 gene encoding Protein NEN1, translating to MASASPSASASSEPAAAPEVDAPAAALPAEGPTEIAFFDVETSVPQRAGQGYALLEFGAILVCPRRLVEVASYATLVRPADPASAVSAASVRCNGITRDAVSAAPPFRDVADAVYDLLNGRVWAGHNIVRFDSARIREAFTEIGRSPPQPKGMIDTLPLLTQRFGRRAGDMKMASLANYFGLGKQRHRSLDDVRMNLEVLKYCATVLFLEASLPEVLTVENLVERAMTRSRANGTASPDLPKPEANSPPDSSKRQRTVSPVDCVMPAEGNQGTSDPSTNRESVELVSHIEEMKLNTTTHVDASSSGYPGFLEPDDVSIECIKISVAPLHQFGRRSSIQHRDCPLQLCCAGLKVQFGVSTKFLDNAGRPKMSIVVEIPENLCKVLEFCDVLARKLSQESGSSSEWRPLIKKYGYINRPTIRLNIPPISNSDAVAFSTDICQREPSGNIQKLAFGNVGATELDSLFVKGSKVDAFFSLELYDYQQNAGIRLVAKRLVIHSN from the exons ATGGCCTCCGCCTCCCCGTCCGCGTCTGCGTCGTCCGAGCCTGCTGCGGCGCCCGAGGTTGATGCTCCAGCTGCCGCCCTGCCGGCCGAGGGCCCCACGGAGATCGCCTTCTTCGACGTCGAGACCTCGGTGCCGCAGCGCGCGGGCCAGGGCTACGCGCTGCTCGAGTTCGGCGCCATCCTCGTCTGCCCGCGCAGGCTCGTCGAGGTCGCCTCCTACGCCACGCTCGTCCGCCCCGCCGACCCGGCCTCTGCCGTCTCGGCGGCCTCCGTGCGCTGCAACGGCATCACACGGGACGCCGTGTCCGCGGCGCCGCCCTTCCGCGACGTCGCCGATGCCGTCTACGACCTCCTCAACG GGCGGGTCTGGGCAGGGCACAACATTGTGAGGTTTGATTCTGCAAGAATAAGGGAGGCGTTCACTGAGATTGGTCGCTCACCTCCTCAGCCCAAGGGGATGATTGACACCTTGCCTCTGCTTACCCAACGCTTTGGGAGGAGGGCAGGGGACATGAAG ATGGCAAGCTTGGCAAATTACTTTGGACTAGGGAAGCAAAGACACAG GAGTCTTGATGATGTTAGAATGAACCTTGAAGTTCTCAAATACTGTGCTACAGTTCTGTTCCTG GAGGCAAGTCTTCCAGAGGTGCTTACTGTTGAGAATCTGGTTGAACGTGCAATGACAAGGAGCCGAGCTAATGGAACTGCATCCCCTGATTTGCCAAAACCTGAAGCGAACTCTCCACCGGATTCCTCAAAAAGGCAACGGACAGTCTCTCCAGTTGACTGTGTGATGCCTGCGGAAGGTAATCAAGGAACAAGTGATCCTTCTACCAACAGGGAATCTGTTGAGTTGGTATCCCACATTGAAGAAATGAAGCTAAATACCACCACACATGTGGATGCAAGTTCTAGTGGTTATCCTGGATTTCTTGAGCCAGACGATGTTTCCATTGAGTGTATTAAAATTTCAGTTGCTCCATTACACCAATTTGGCAGAAGGTCATCTATCCAGCACAGAGATTGTCCACTGCAGCTTTGTTGTGCAGGCTTGAAAGTACAGTTTGGTGTCAGCACGAAGTTTCTAGATAATGCAGGGCGGCCAAAGATGAGCATAGTGGTTGAGATCCCTGAGAACCTCTGTAAAGTTTTGGAATTCTGCGATGTTCTTGCTAGAAAGCTGTCCCAGGAATCTGGTAGCAGTTCTGAATGGAGACCCCTGATTAAGAAGTATGGATACATTAATCGTCCAACTATCCGTCTGAA CATCCCTCCTATTTCCAACAGCGATGCGGTGGCCTTCTCAACTGATATATGCCAGAGAGAGCCTAGTGGTAACATTCAGAAGCTTGCTTTCGGCAATGTGGGCGCCACGGAATTGGACTCTCTGTTCGTTAAAGGGAGCAAGGTGGACGCATTTTTTTCACTGGAGTTATACGATTACCAGCAAAATGCTGGCATTCGGCTGGTTGCAAAGAGGCTGGTTATACACTCGAATTAG
- the LOC100276033 gene encoding ACT domain-containing protein DS12, chloroplastic (The RefSeq protein has 1 substitution compared to this genomic sequence), producing MAEMTVTVAAAKSTLRTCPGARRAAVLGRWMPLAPAAPANLKLFSPAVRVPRATSPAAVEDGSNTDIVPIPKVIIDQDSDPDATIVEITLGDRLGDLLDTMSALKNLGLNVVKASVCLDSTGKHIKFAITRAFTGRKIDDPELLEAVRLTIINNMIQYHPESSSQLAMGATFGPEAPTEEVDVDIATHIDIYDDGPERSLLVVETADRPGLLVDLVKIISDISINVQSGEFDTEGLLAKAKFHVSYRGRTLTEALQQVLSNSLRYFLRRPTTEDASF from the exons ATGGCCGAAATGACCGTGACTGTCGCGGCCGCCAAAAGCACCCTCCGGACGTGCCCCGGCGCCCGCCGTGCTGCGGTTCTTGGTCGGTGGATGCCTCTTGCACCAGCGGCGCCCGCCAACTTGAA ATTGTTCTCTCCAGCTGTGAGGGTTCCAAGGGCTACTTCCCCTGCGGCGGTTGAG GATGGGAGCAACACTGATATAGTCCCTATCCCGAAAGTTATAATAGACCAAGACTCAGATCCGGATGCAACCATTGTAGAAATAACCTTGGGTGATCGTCTtggcgatctccttgatacg ATGAGTGCGCTAAAGAACTTGGGGCTAAATGTTGTTAAAGCTAGTGTCTGTCTCGATTCTACTGGCAAGCATATCAAGTTTGCTATAACTAGAGC GTTCACTGGCCGTAAAATTGATGATCCAGAGTTGTTAGAAGCAGTTCGACTGACGATCATTAACAACATGATACAGTATCATCCA GAGTCCAGCAGTCAATTGGCTATGGGGGCAACTTTTGGGCCAGAAGCCCCTACGGAAGAG GTTGATGTGGATATAGCAACCCACATAGATATCTATGATGATGGCCCTGAAAGAAG CTTACTTGTGGTGGAAACAGCGGATCGTCCAGGGTTACTGGTTGACCTTGTTAAGATCATCTCGGACATCAGCATTAATGTCCAATCTGGAGAGTTTGACACTGAG GGGCTCCTGGCTAAAGCAAAATTCCATGTCAGCTACAGGGGCAGAACACTGACCGAGGCTTTACAACAG GTTCTTTGTAATAGCTTGCGCTATTTCTTGAGGCGGCCGACAACAGAGGACGCCAGCTTCTAG